The following coding sequences lie in one Equus asinus isolate D_3611 breed Donkey chromosome 1, EquAss-T2T_v2, whole genome shotgun sequence genomic window:
- the LOC106841863 gene encoding olfactory receptor-like protein OLF3, producing the protein MGQENKSQIWVREFILLGLSSDWVTQVSLFVLILAMYVVTTVGNVLILALIRLDSRLHTPMYFFLSVLSFVDLCYSNSFAPQMLAHFLSAQKSIPFHSCVLQLYVSLALGGSEFFLLGAMAYDRYVAVCHPLHYIVIMHGGLCLGLAAGCLVAGFMNSLMETIITFRLPLCHNVINHFACEILAVLQLACVDISFNKIMVAISGFLLIMLPCSLVLFSYGRIVAAILRIRSTQGRRKAFGTCASHLTVVCMCFGAAIFTYLRPQSASSMEEEKMVALFYAVVAPMLNPLIYSLRNKEVMAALQKVSEKFRDKR; encoded by the coding sequence ATGGGCCAGGAAAACAAAAGCCAGATATGGGTGAGAGAGTTCATTCTGCTGGGGCTGTCCAGTGATTGGGTGACTCAGGTCTCCCTCTTTGTCCTGATCCTGGCCATGTACGTGGTGACTACTGTGGGAAATGTCCTCATTCTTGCCCTGATCAGACTGGACAGCAGGCTTCAtacccccatgtacttcttccttagTGTTTTATCCTTTGTGGACCTTTGCTATTCAAACAGCTTTGCCCCACAAATGCTGGCCCACTTTCTCTCAGCTCAGAAGTCCATCCCATTCCACAGCTGTGTGCTCCAGCTCTACGTGTCCCTGGCATTGGGTGGGTCTGAGTTCTTCTTGCTGGGagccatggcctatgaccgctatgtggcagTATGCCACCCACTTCACTACATAGTCATCATGCATGGAGGGCTGTGCCTGGGGCTGGCTGCCGGCTGCTTGGTGGCTGGTTTCATGAATTCACTGATGGAAACAATCATCACCTTCCGGCTTCCTCTGTGTCACAATGTTATCAATCACTTTGCCTGTGAAATCCTAGCAGTGCTACAGCTAGCCTGTGTGGACATCTCCTTCAACAAGATCATGGTGGCCATCTCAGGATTTCTGCTGATCATGCTTCCCTGTTCTCTGGTCCTCTTCTCCTACGGTCGTATCGTTGCTGCCATTCTGCGCATTCGTTCTACTCAGGGACGCCGCAAAGCATTTGGGACTTGTGCCTCCCACCTCACTGTGGTTTGTATGTGCTTTGGGGCAGCCATCTTCACCTACCTGAGGCCACAGTCAGCTTCCTCAATGGAAGAAGAGAAGATGGTTGCTCTATTCTATGCGGTGGTGGCACCTATGTTGAATCCCTTGATCTATAGCTTGAGGAATAAGGAAGTTATGGCTGCTCTCCAGAAAGTTTCGGAGAAATTCAGAGATAAACGGTAA
- the LOC106841861 gene encoding olfactory receptor-like protein OLF3: MGRENQTWMSEFILLGLSSFWETQVSLFILFLAMYLVTMLGNFLIILLIRMDSRLNTPMYFFLSVLSFVDICYSNSIVPQMLVHFLSTSKSIPFHNCLLQLSISLAMGSTEFFLLGAMAYDRYVAVCHPLHYAAIMHGGLCLGLAASCLVAGFMNSLMETIITFRLPLCNNVLNHFACETLAVLRLACVDISFNKVMVAISGFLVIMLPCSLVLFSYGHIVAAILCIRSAQGRRKAFETCASHLTVVSMCFGAAIFTYMRPAAGSSAEQEKMVSLFYAVVTPMLNPLIYSLRNKEVMSALRRVWEKISEKR, encoded by the coding sequence ATGGGCAGGGAAAACCAGACATGGATGAGTGAGTTCATTCTGCTGGGCTTGTCCAGCTTCTGGGAGACTCAGGTTTCCCTCTTCATCCTTTTCCTGGCCATGTATCTGGTGACCATGCTGGGGAACTTCCTCATCATCCTCCTTATCAGAATGGACAGCAGGCTAAAtacacccatgtactttttccttagTGTCCTGTCATTTGTGGACATCTGTTATTCCAACAGCATTGTCCCACAAATGCTTGTTCACTTCCTGTCAACCTCGAAGTCCATCCCGTTCCACAACTGTTTGCTCCAGCTGTCCATCTCGCTGGCAATGGGAAGCACGGAGTTCTTCCTGCTGGGagccatggcctatgaccgctatgtggcggTGTGCCACCCACTTCACTATGCAGCCATCATGCATGGAGGACTGTGCCTGGGGCTGGCTGCCAGCTGCTTGGTGGCTGGTTTCATGAATTCTCTGATGGAAACAATCATCACCTTCCGGCTTCCACTGTGTAACAATGTTCTCAATCACTTTGCCTGTGAGACCCTAGCAGTGCTACGGCTAGCCTGTGTGGACATCTCGTTCAACAAGGTCATGGTGGCCATCTCAGGATTTCTGGTGATCATGCTTCCCTGTTCTCTGGTCCTCTTCTCCTACGGTCATATAGTTGCTGCCATTCTGTGTATTCGCTCTGCCCAGGGACGCCGCAAAGCATTTGAGACCTGTGCTTCCCACCTCACTGTGGTTTCCATGTGCTTTGGGGCAGCCATCTTCACATATATGAGACCTGCGGCTGGCTCCTCAGCAGAACAGGAGAAGATGGTCTCCCTGTTCTATGCTGTGGTGACCCCAATGCTGAATCCCTTAATCTACAGCTTGAGGAACAAGGAGGTGATGAGTGCCCTAAGAAGAGTGTgggaaaaaattagtgaaaaaagGTAA